The genome window atttaaatatcccatgcctaatttgcataaaaatggccgccgtgttttgccgactcagcactttgtcggtctagagtggagaaagaaagccttttcccgCACACGGTGCTTATGCTGCAGCCGCCTCTCTCCAGCCCCATGTGATGTTGGGGGGcatcttgctggttgctaggcttgggctgccccctactggctctggccctgagcacggcccagcaggggggccagacactgccctgactggttcgggggggggcacaaaggaagtacgtggggggaggaagagttagCCTGGAGCTGGAAACATGCTGGAGCCGCCTAGGGAGGGGGCTTGGAGACGAGGGCCCCAGGCACCTGCCTTCAGGGGTCTGGGgcatcccagccccccccccaatgccACCTCAcgcctgtgctgggctgtattctggaaaatcaagaACCCCCTCTCTGTTCCGCTGGCTGCtggagactgttctggctgctccgggggtgcAGAATCGGGGGACCCCAACTGCGCCCTCACACCTGAGTCACAGGCCCCCTTCCAGCTGGACTcgcccggcctggccccgccccagccccactggcccgAAGGGTTCTCTGCCGGCTCCCTCCTGCAAGGCTTAGAAACGCCGCAGGCTCGGGCACCCGCAGTGGCagcttctccaggccctggatTGTCCGTGGCAGCCCGTGCGGTTGTGCTGGGTGCCCTGTGTCGGCTGCAGGCGGCCATGCTGGGCCCTGGTGCAGCACTTCCCACTAGGGACCACTGCCCAGGGCCCCGTGGCTCTCCCCTGGCGCAGGGCTCACTGCCCGCCCAGCCTCACTGCCTCGCTCCTGACCCGGCTGCTTTCTCTCTGCGTGTGGCAGGCCCCGCCGAGGAGGACGAGGCGCAGACCCCGACAGGCGCTGAAGGGTAAGTCCCCGACCCCCCAGCTGTGGTGGCCGACGTGGGCCCCATGCCGCACAGAGCGGGTCTGGTCCCTCCGTGCCTGGAGTGGTGCCAGGGCTCTGGTCACAGGCCGCCCCGGACCACAGGGCTCGGGAGAGCCAGGTCTCCAGGCCGCCCAGTGTCTCTCTATGTCTCACTTCTGGCAGCTTCTGGATGCAGTGAGGAGCAGCTGGAGGAGGCCTGTCAATCCCCAGGGACATGGTGAGCAAGGCCCCCCCAAAACCCTGCCTGGGCCAGGCCCCTCCTCTGGACTGGCCTCCTGCAtttccccccacccagcccctctccGCCCTGACCGATGGGCCAGGAGAGCCGTTATCTCCTCGGGAATCGTTCCCAGGAGCCATCTCCAACCCCCCCCAGGCACCGCACAGTGGTTCATTCCCATCCTCTCGCACCATGCCGCCAATGAGAGGGGGGTAGATTGTGTGGACTGGACTGGCCCATGTTCCCTTGCCAAGGGGGGAGAAAATGCCTCGTGGGAGCAGCCCCGTGCACACAGGGGCGTGCGGCGGAGAGGCCTTTCTGGCACCGTGGGCAGGGCGAGGCCGCAGACTGTTCAGggtgaggggacagggcagctttgCGTAACGCCCCTTCCCAGCAGCATTTCAAACCGGGACCCTCATCCCTGCAGCAGAAAGCAGAGGTGGCTCCATTACTTGGTAGCGGTAGTAGGCCGTTATCCTCGATGCTAACACTCTGCTGTCGCAGGGACAGGAGCCATGCTGCCAGCAGGGTACGTGCTCACCTTGTCGGCACTAGCCCGGGCTCACCTCCCAGTCCAGCCACCCCCTCGCCAGCACCAGCCAGGCTCGACTCCACCTCCCTGCGGAAGGGGCAGGAGACTTTCAGAGCCGCCCCTGGATAAGTGCGGGTCTGCGGCCGGGCCTGCCCTCAGCGCTCTGCtctctctgtccccagctgccACGTGCCGCTGGAGACGCTCACCCTGGCTCACGGCCTCCGGCTCGTGGAGGAGAGGATCCAGGACGTGGCCAGGCACCTGGAGGAAGTGCTGATACCGTAAGGCAATGCAGGGGGGCACCAGactcagggctgctggggggacgGTGGGGGAGCgaatgcagaggggagggggcagggaaaaccAGACACTCCCGGATCCTAAGATAGCAGGGAAAAGCCCCTAAGAGGCTTTCGCTTCCCCGGCCAGGGACCCCTGAGGGCCCATCCGCAGTGCAAGGCAAAGACACAGGCGAGGGCTGGGAGCGGATCCAACCCGTCCGCACAGCAACGTCCCCGGCAGGCGGCTGTCTGGAGCCGTCCCCTGCTCCCCGCGACAGAAACCGACCGCGCGGCAGCCCGAGGGGGTGTCTGCCTCACCGCACTGGCAGGGGAGGTGGCCGGGCGGGCTAGGCACGCCACAGGCTGCCTCTGgaggaagagcccagcgccgggAAGGGATGGCAGGCcggcccagctgggcaggagcaggctgggcagagAAAGCCAGGGAGCTGGTGACAGAGAGGGGCTGCTAGGAACAGCAGCACATCCCATGACACCCCAGCCATGGCGCATCAGCTGGGGTCGAACCCAGGACGTTCAGGCCCATCGCACAGACCTCCCCCGAGGGAGAAACTCCATTGACtggtagcagtagtaggttgtgtgtgtgtgtgtgtgtgtgtctctcacacacacacacacacacacactttttattaGCCAATCTTTCTATTAGAATCGCGCGAGGCCCCCAGCCACGCTAGGCCcgtgtgctaggggctgtacgtGTGCCTGCGGGGAAGGTTATAGACCCAGTGCTGCCACTTCCCCTCTCAGCGCTGTTACCCAGCTGATTGCCGTGGGGCAGCGTGTGGGGCGCCacccccctgagccccctccaCCCACACGCCGCCTCCCCTCTGCCCATCTGCTCTCTCCCGCAGGCCCAGCGTGAGCACGCTCGCCGGGAGCtcgctctcctcttcctcctgggaCTCCAGCTCCTCCGTCCCCTGCGGTTCCAGCTGCATTGCCCTGCGCGAAGCCTCCCAGCGCTGGTCGCTGTCCCTCTGCCGCGCGGGGGAGACCGTGTCTGTCGTGGGCTGGGAAGGCCCCTCGCGTCCAACCCCACCCCCGCCTCTCCCCAGGCCTCGTGTCCCGAGCCGGCGAGACCGTCCGGAGCAGCCCGCGGGTCGGGCCCAGCCGTCGGCCCCTGCCTTCGACTCCAGCCTCCGCCACGAGCACCTGGCGAGCCAGCCGGGAGCGCTCACCCTGTCCACGGAGTCGCTGGCCCAGGTGGCCCCCAGCCGCCCCGCTGGGCCCCCGCCGGAGGGACACCCCGCGGTGATGTTCGTCCCGAGCAGGGTGCCCCGCCCGGGCCGTGCTGCGTGGGAGGAGCCGGACCGTCCTGCGTGGGAGGAGCTGGACCGTCCTGCCCGCACAGGGAGAACCCAGCAAGAGCAGGACTTCCCAGCCCCCCGGAAGCCCCCCAGgcctctcctgcctccagcaccacaaccccccaccccggggcagccagtgctgggggggcgggacacCGAGCAGCCGTGGGACTTACTCCCAGCTCCGCCCACCCGTGGATTTCCAgcacagctccccccgcccccgagagcCGACTCTAGACCCCGACGCGGCCaagggagccaggagccctgtgtcTGCCCCACGGGGCCCCCGCCCCCAAAGGCCcccagggctgtgccagcccctgaccccagcccggCCAGGCGCGTGTCCACGGTGGCGGCCAAGTTGCAGGGCCACGTGGCCCAGAAATGCCTGGAGATCCAAAGAAAGGCGTTTCCGCGGCTGGTGGGCGAGTCGCACAGAAGCGCCGCCTTTCCCGGAGAGCCCATCCTGGCCTGGCCGCCCCAGCCCCCTGGAGAgccgggggagggcggggcggcaGCATCCCCAGCGAGGGGGcgggccccagccccccctctcagcccccccgGAAGGCGAATGCAGCTCGCCACGCGatgggggctgccccccccggccccagagccgccGGCAAAGCCGCCTCCCCCCGTCCCAGCCCGGAGAGCTGGCCCGGAGCCCGGAGAGATGGAGACCGATCTCCTGCTGGCCACGCAGGAGCGGGGGAGGCCCGACGCCCCGTGGAAGGCCCGGGGGGGCAGCCGGGCCCCggggcccccgccctgcgcctGGAGGCCCCGGGTCGAGGTGGTTCTCCGCCGCGGGGAGCTGCGCTTCCTGCGGAGAGACACCAGGAAGCGGCTGGAGCTCCACCTGGTCAAGCTGCAGGTGCAGCAGAGATGGGGGCTGCCCCGGAGGGTGCAGGATTCCCGGGGGGAGTTCACGGCGCCCGTCCCGGGGCAGAGCGGCCGGCTGTCTCCTCCGCACGGCGGGGGCGTGGCGCCGGATCTCTCGCCGCCCTCCTGGAAGGCTCAGTCCGGTCACCGGCCTGCCGGGGCCCCCGCcgagagggggatggaggcaccgGCCCTGCCCGCGGACACAAGGCGGCAGCTGGCCCGGTTGTACTCCCGGAAGTATCCGGGGGCCGCGAgagggggggaacccccagcccaTCGCCCAGCGTGGCAGACCCAGGGGCAAAGCGCCGGCTCCTCGGGCTCCCGGCGCCCCCCAACGCCGGGGACGGGCGGCAGCGATGGCGCGGCAGGCGGCCGGGCGAGCCCCGAGCCCTGTGACCTGCGGGCGGGGGCGGCTCCGACATCGCCCCCTCCGGGGCCCGACGGGACAGAGCAGACGCTCACGGCGACTCTCCACGTCCCCCGGAGCGCGGCCGGTGTAGCGAGCAAAACACTAACTTCTCAGAATTTGCTactttgggtgcactgagcatgcgcacccgaactgagcaaactcagtgtccctcgctgtagccgctgcccactctctgccctcactgcctcctcagatttgcttcctcctcttcGGAGGTGTTTAAAATGATGAAGGGGAGCAAATTGCAGGGGGGGTAGTGTCTGGTTCTGAGCATGGGGCAGAAATTTACCGGCTGGAGGcatcaatcttctttttttagctgcagaagaggggcaaaatttgaaaaatcgggggggtggggggtggtagcCTTGGTTAACCCCGGGCTGGGGGACACTGCCAGACCCTGTGCACGGAGAAAACCCCCGtttagggagggggagaggtgggaacagtcacccagcaggacaagccacctgatgtccttgaaaatatcagttttccaggggcaaagtctttttttttctttattttccctggacgctgcctgtcagcccccgagcagggggcgggctcctgggcttgagttcttaaaggcacaggcctccCAATTCCTAGACGGTCAATGCTTAGACACCACCATTCCTCTGTATGTGTACAAGTGTGAAATATTCTACATACAGTTCCTGTctcaaactctgcctctcacttttttagtatttaatagttttctctttgtttctctatCAGAAGTCACTGCATCTCCTTTCTCTTGTGTACTATGCTGATATGCTAAagtccctcccatccacaccctctcctgtactgcAATCCCCTGACCCATGGCAGATCCCACACctgtcccccaaactccccctagcaagcacccctcatgcacccaaactccgtcccagaTCCTCATCACCAAACATGGgcaagtatcggaggggtagccgtgttagtctgaatatgaagaatcgttgaggagtcctgtggcactatcttcagttcatctataaggtgccacaggactcctcgccaacaTGGCCAAGTGAAATTTTAGTGATTCCTCCCGTAGTCAATGGGGACATGGGTCAGAgaactcagagcagggggctccaacattttgaaagtgcaatccaATATGTACCTTATATATAAATACCCTTTTCCCGCTTCCTTcttaccccttctccaagtcccagatcctgctccctctatcctccctctcttgcccatcctcagtcTCTTTCATCAGCCTGGGACAGACGGTTGGGTGCACATGCTCTGGTCTTtgcttaagggatctggagtgtgagaagggctctgatcagctcttggagcatgcatttactgtggtattctaggtgcaggctttggcagGGTATTTGGATGCATGGGTGCTCAGAGCAATGATAAGGGCTTGGATACAGGACTGGGTTCATGCCAGGGGTAGGAGTTAGTGATGTATGCTCCATTTTGTCACTGCTGGTGACTCCtagatggtggtggagtgtgcctaAGGCAAGCTCACCCATGGCCTTGCCCTGTAACACTACCTAAAGCAGCaa of Pelodiscus sinensis isolate JC-2024 chromosome 3, ASM4963464v1, whole genome shotgun sequence contains these proteins:
- the LOC112544881 gene encoding uncharacterized protein LOC112544881, with protein sequence MGGVSSLLLHLNSASCLPVLRLALLFLAFYAAMRLARPEAPPRRTRRRPRQALKASGCSEEQLEEACQSPGTCCHVPLETLTLAHGLRLVEERIQDVARHLEEVLIPPSVSTLAGSSLSSSSWDSSSSVPCGSSCIALREASQRWSLSLCRAGETVSVVGWEGPSRPTPPPPLPRPRVPSRRDRPEQPAGRAQPSAPAFDSSLRHEHLASQPGALTLSTESLAQVAPSRPAGPPPEGHPAVMFVPSRVPRPGRAAWEEPDRPAWEELDRPARTGRTQQEQDFPAPRKPPRPLLPPAPQPPTPGQPVLGGRDTEQPWDLLPAPPTRGFPAQLPPPPRADSRPRRGQGSQEPCVCPTGPPPPKAPRAVPAPDPSPARRVSTVAAKLQGHVAQKCLEIQRKAFPRLVGESHRSAAFPGEPILAWPPQPPGEPGEGGAAASPARGRAPAPPLSPPGRRMQLATRWGLPPPAPEPPAKPPPPVPARRAGPEPGEMETDLLLATQERGRPDAPWKARGGSRAPGPPPCAWRPRVEVVLRRGELRFLRRDTRKRLELHLVKLQVQQRWGLPRRVQDSRGEFTAPVPGQSGRLSPPHGGGVAPDLSPPSWKAQSGHRPAGAPAERGMEAPALPADTRRQLARLYSRKYPGAARGGEPPAHRPAWQTQGQSAGSSGSRRPPTPGTGGSDGAAGGRASPEPCDLRAGAAPTSPPPGPDGTEQTLTATLHVPRSAAGVASKTLTSQNLLLWVH